The following proteins are co-located in the Leptodactylus fuscus isolate aLepFus1 chromosome 8, aLepFus1.hap2, whole genome shotgun sequence genome:
- the MAFK gene encoding transcription factor MafK, protein MTTNLKPNKALKVKKEAGENAPVLSDDELVSMSVRELNQHLRGLSKEDIIRLKQRRRTLKNRGYAASCRVKRVTQKEELERQRVELQQEVDKLARENSSMKLELDALRSKYEALQTFARTVARGPITPTKVATTSVITIVKSADLSSASIPFSAAS, encoded by the exons ATGACGACTAATCTTAAACCAAACAAGGCATTAAAG GTAAAGAAGGAGGCGGGAGAGAACGCCCCAGTATTAAGCGACGATGAGCTCGTGTCAATGTCTGTGCGGGAGCTAAACCAGCACCTCCGAGGTCTCTCCAAAGAGGATATCATCCGCTTAAAGCAGCGCAGGCGTACCTTGAAAAACCGCGGCTACGCTGCCAGCTGCCGAGTAAAGCGCGTCACCCAAAAAGAAGAACTCGAGAGACAACGGGTGGAGTTGCAGCAAGAAGTGGATAAGCTGGCGCGAGAGAACTCCAGCATGAAGCTTGAGTTGGATGCTCTCCGGTCCAAGTACGAAGCCCTCCAAACCTTCGCCCGCACCGTCGCCAGGGGCCCCATCACCCCCACCAAGGTCGCCACCACCAGTGTCATCACCATCGTGAAGTCTGCCGACTTATCCTCGGCTTCCATACCATTCTCTGCGGCCTCCTAG